Within Peromyscus leucopus breed LL Stock chromosome 16_21, UCI_PerLeu_2.1, whole genome shotgun sequence, the genomic segment gtctctcctggaactctatgtagagcaagttggccttcaactcacagagatcctcctgcctctgcctctcaggtgctgggattaaaggcgtgcgccaccactgcccagtttcacATTGATGCTCTTCAAGACTGAATGCTTAAAACTGACtgttggtttttattgctgtCCTCCAAGCTCTTCTACTAAGAACTGCTAAGACATAGTTCTTTTTCCTGGCAAATTTTTTTGTAAATGCTATACATGCTACTTATTAAATTATCAGTTAAATACTATACTGCCTAATGAACTGTGTGTAAGAAATAGTTGTTTCTATACAGCTGTCCAGACCTGACACTAAGAATATTCCAGCCTGTGGTGTGATAGTGCTGAGCTGTGTGCCTTTGAATgtattctcttcctcttcctctttgtgttTCAACTAGAAAAAGCACACCTCAGTGTCTCCCTAAATTCTGACTATTCCCAGCCCTGATTCCTCTCTTAGCAAGATTAAAGCAATGTTCTCTTTACAGGAAATGGAGGCCCCTTGAAAAACCCAATACAAATTGTTCCCATTTCCCCAAGAGGAAAGTGGtcgttttaaaaaatattttattttataattaatttaattttacatatcagccaaggattcccctgtcctctttcCCACCACCCCCTAGCCCTCCCACCAatacaccccccattcctacctcctctaaggcaaggactcccctggggaatCTGCTAAGCCTGGTAGatacagttgaggcaggtccaattccctctcccttcacctaggctgagcaaagtgtcctagcatgggccctagattccaaaaagccagctcatgcaccaaggacaggtcctggtcccactgcctgggggcctcctaaacagttcaagccagtcgactgtctcacttatccagagggcctgatccagctccatgggggctcctcagctattggttcacagtttacgtgtttccactagtttggctatttgtccctgtgctttttccaatcatggtctcaatatctctcactcatataattcctcctctctctcaccgattgggctcctggagctccacctggggttcgGCCAGGATATCTGCATTTGCTGAGGAAAGTGGTCTTTTTCAATTTGAAAAAGAGTACAGAACCCACTGTGTCCTGTAATGTAAGCAACAAGGATCACTGAGGATGATGATAAACCTTCTAACTGGGGACAGGAGAGATGCTCACAggctaggagcactggctgctctgtcagggacctgagttaggtttccaggacccatgtgatggctcacaaccatctgtaactacagatccagcaatctggtgccctcttctggtctctgtggacagtgtgtgtgtgtgtgtgtgtgtgtgtgtgtgtgtgtgtgtgtgtgtgtgaacatcttGTTCTGAAAAAACTCAGACTACAACCTCAGAGAACAGAACCCTAAGGGCAGTCTGTACACCCCATAGTGCCCCTGGCTGAAAACCTACACTGCAGCCTGGATCACAGAAGATAAGAAGGACTACCTACCTTCCATTCTGATCCTGTCCAGAGGATAGGAATCCTACTAATGTCCTCTAGACAAGGTGTGTGAGTGAGGGCGTGCTCCTCAGAGGTGTGGTCTTCCATGGTCTCAGCGACAGATTCATCTGTGTTAAAGAATGAAAAACCTGAAGATGTGCTCGAGCTCTTAGGGTTGACACCACTTCAAAGAGGCCACTGTGTGTGGTGGCTTCTTCCCTGGTAACCAGATAGAGAATGGCACTAAGATCGAGAGGTCACAATGTTGACAGGGGATAGGGGCTCCAACCCTAAGAATTTCAGCTCAGTGATGATAGACACCATGTGCCTGCGTAATGTGGTCCACATGTGAGCTGGCTCCTCCAGTGAAGGGACCAAGAACCACAGATGACTGTCCCACATATGTTGGATTttatattagtcacttttctcaaTGCTCTGCCAAAACACCAGCAGGGAGCAACAGGAGTCAgggttttattttggcttatggttcaaGGAGGAACAAACAGCTCATGATCATGGGAAAGGCTCATAGCAGGACGGGAGATTGCAGTGCATCCACTGtaaggaagctgagagatgaaTGTCCAATCcccttttgcttgtgtttttcccCTCTTGGGGACCTCAGCCCATTTAAGATGGGTTTTCACACCTCAATCTAATCTAGAAAGCCTCTCACAAATGTGCCCAGAGATGGGTCTCCAAATTGACCATCAACATGAACAGTTCCAAGCCTACCAAAACCAAACTGCCCCTTATCCCCTGCTGTGAAGGATCTGGAGATCCAGGTGCCTCCCAAGGTTGATGTAACTATCTCCATGCTGAGGCTCTGGAGATTCATTTCCCTAATAAGAGGAATGAACACAGTGCCAGTTGTTCACATCCTTGTGGACATGATAGTGTTTGTCAGCATTGTATATGTTGCCCAGGATTGGTCAATAGGATTCCCCCGAAATTGCCGAAACAATGGTAGACATACAACAGAATCAGAAATACACATAGAACGAGAGATAAGATTTGAAGTAGTAGGAAAAGAGCAAAAGCAGACAGTAGCACAGGTGTAGatggagaaaatggagagaaaaagctCAGTGTAAGGAAACAGACATGAGAAGAACAGGAGACAAAGATGGAGAGAGCACAccatagagacacacagacaggagaTGCAGTGGAGGAGAGAATAGATGGCCGTGACAGCTGAGGAGAGATGACCCTCATCAGTTACATGTATCTAGTCACTTCTGAAACCAACAACCCCCAGCATCCTTACAACATCAACAAAATAAGGCTAATTTGGGTTATCATTTGCAAAcacaaaaattacttttattattgaCTGTGatctttagaaaatgaaaatgagccCCAATCAATGTGACTTCACAGGACACATTTGAGACATTGGTGATCAGAGGTCATGGCATCTTGTCCCCCAACTGTTATTTATTTGCGACGCTATTTACTGGGCGAAAGAAAACATGAGGTGCATGGAACCCACTTATAGTGTTTTATTAGGGAGAGAACATGGATAGGCCTACCGGAAACGAAAAGTGTGGAAAGAGTTGGAGAGGGGGTGgagcctgcttttataggtcacctctcacacacacatctgggCTTACATAGCCATGCATGCCCATAGGTTACATGATCATGCAGCTCACAGGTTtcgtaggatgtaaggccctgaagtgactaagcattttgtcTGACTGCTGGACAGCACATGCTTGGTCGTGTAGCTGGAAAGTAGCTAGGAATGATAACATTCCaccctttttattattataataagtAAGGGGTTAGGAGTGGCGGGTGAATGGGAATGGGGGCGCTGTGTCTCCcagaactgcttccagctgactcggTGGGCATTggtttctgggggtggggagggggtcttCTTGAGGTAGCCGGTGTTCTGAGGTAGTCTTTTAGCCCTGTGGAATCTTCCATTACCTCTTGGATCTGACATTTCAGATCTAACAAAGTGCTGGCAAGGCAGAGGATGAagtttaggaaaaaaattattttggggggaagagggagatgagATGAGGGGGAGGTCCCAGAGGGGTCCCAGGATGAGGGGCTTGGGCAGGGAGACCAAGAAAGTTTGAATGATACTTATCTGAAGTGGATCTGACCTGTCTGGGTGGGTCCAAGCCGactctggagctcagaagaattttttaagtttatgaagaagacaaatgttaaatatattaagaagcagccaaagggaatttaaaatcctgagctggCAGCCATGATATTATAGTTTTAGTACTCTGTTATGagaattttattggttagtgttagcaagagagagagagagagaaattggggacatgctttattttttctattattaccAATTAGGCTTTCTATCTTCACCTGAGAGAAACCTTAAGGCACATGTTTCCTTTTATTATCATGGTATCATTTCAGCATCCAGGAGATACCGGTGATTGAttgctccttcttcctcttcctcttcctcttcctcctcctcctcctcttcttcttcagcaGAGTCTAGACCCTTTTGAATCTAGGGGTGTGAATACCTCTGGAGTGTTACTGTTTCTTACCACCTGGGTGTATTTGATGGTCCTTGCACCTCTGGCTCTGTGGTCCTGTAACAGAGCTGAGTGGTTCATTAGAAATTTGAATGTGTTgttagagacacagagggaaactgatgaagcagaatgTGGACAAGAGAGACAAAACGTGGAGGGGgaatcaggaagaaaaacatatgGGGTTCCCAGTCCAGTAGGATTGAGTATGATTGTGGGATGAAACCTCATTCTTCAGGAACTGGAGACAAGGCAGTTGATCTcagtgtcctctggaacttaagAGAGCAGGACCTTGTTTGCATCACGGTGTATGAGGAGGAATTCccctgggtggggggtgggctaAGAGGCCTCAGGTGAGATAGATGAATCCAGTGGGGGAAGCCCTCGagcttagcagctgtgggggttacaagaattaccttgaaggatCCCTACCATGTAGGGGGAAAGGGATAAAGGGTGCTGGCCTGGGggggaaagaagaacctgatcctTGATGTTGATTGAGGATGGGCAGGAGATGCCACATGGCTGGGGTAGGGAGTGATCAGCAAAACTCCATAGAAGAGAATGGGGGAGATAGAGCAAGGGGGTGAGCAGGTAGCCAGGGAGGGGTGAAGGTTTGGATAGGAGGCCAGGGGTTAGAACTGGCCTCCCGTACATGAGTTTGAATGGTACAATTGAAAGGGATTGATTGGGAAGAGCCTGGAGTCTGAAAAGAGCTATAGGGAATAATTTCACCCAGTCAAGGTGatgttcctgtgacatcttaataagaatgtttttttaaagagcagttggtacttcctgccttccctgaggactgaggacagtAAGGTATATATGAACATGCCAAGGTATATTAAGAGCTTTAGATAGGTTCTGGGAAATCTGGGAGGTGAACTCCGGGCCATtatcagactgaagagaagcagggaTTCCAAATATTGGATGATCTCCTTGCGAAGGAGGTCAGTGACTGTCTGAGCCTGTTTATTAGAAACCGGAAATTCCTCCACCCATCTTGAAAAAGAATCCACAAGCATGAGAAGATATTTAATTCATCTGACAGTGGGTATATGGGTAAAATTGAGTTGCCAGTCAGTCCCCAGGAGGGGAACTTCTGGCCTGGTGGATGGGAAAAGGTTAGCTTTGATATTTGGAATTAGGATCTGACTTTTGACAAATTttacaagaggcagtaatagttcttaagaacataagtcctcagaggtgggctgcaggtgagcttCTACAAACTGGGACAGGGCCTGACTGTTAGGGTGAAAGAGCTGATGTAGACAGGACAGAATTTGCCTAGTGTCAGGGAGTGTGACTGTGAGGATGTAGGttgtactgtatggattccctgcaGTGGGTGGTGTGAGTCTGGGCCCTGGAGGGCCGCTGCTATTTGTGGTGCTATTTACCAGGCGAGAGAAAACACGAGGttcaacaaaacccactataagagttttattagagagggagaaaaggagggaacaTGGATTGGCCTAATAGAAACAAAAAGTGAGGAAAGAGTCGGGGAGGAGTTGGAGCCTGCCTTTATAGGTCTCCTTGTctatgtgcatatgggcttacgtagctacACCATGAATGCACATAGATACATGATCACGCTGTGCACAGATTACGCGACTATGAGGCAAATGGATTACACAGGAAATAAGGCCCTAGAGTGACTAAGCGTTTTGCCTGACTAATGGACAGTGCATGCTCGGTCATGTAGCTGGAAAGTGGCTAGGAATGATAACACCAACAATTCTATCATGTTTGTTtgcactgttgctggagggcttctctccaggttccccaagccccgcagtcccaccatccacttataaaataatcactcagacgcttatatcacttataaactgtatggctgtggcacgcttcttgctaactgctcttttatcttaaattaacccatttctataaatctataccttgccacgtggctggtggcttaccagagtctctacatgctgcttgtcctggcggtggctgcagtctccctcctccttctttctgtttccccaattctcctctctctttgtcccgcctatacttcctgcctggtcactggccatcagtgttttatttacatagagtgatatccacagcattgcaCTGTCCTCACCAACCTGGAAGAGGCTGGCATGGTGTGAGAACAGGACACCGAACAACAAAAATCTGAACCATGAAGATGTGACAGCTGGTGTTGTCTCCTCAGCCCACCTTAGCATGGAGTCCAGGATGCTTCCAATCACCTTTGTAGTATAATTCACTACTTCTAGCCACAGTTTGGCTGGGTCACCTTGCCCCACACTGTTTCCACCCAGCCCTGTCAGTTAAGGAGGTTCAGGATACATGTAATTCAGAatatgtttaattatgaaaaagagaagaatgtTTTCAGCACATCTCTTCAGGAGCCAGTGTGGGACAGTGGAAACAGAAGGCCTGGGGGTCTGAGTAGATCATGCTGTAGTACACAGACAGTCTCTGGAATCAGTCCAGGAGCCAAAGACAGAGCCTTGGAGAGTTGGGGATCATTGAGCTGGTGGGCACACTGGCACCATGCTGGACTCTGAACCAGAGAAGGACAGACAGGCTGGCACAGATGGGAATTTGGGAGCAGGGAGAGGCTTTACAGTGTGACAGCCAACTCTGCCACAACACTCTCCTGAATCACTGGAGGAGCCCtgtggaagagagagggaggggtggtcACACAAGGTTACCATGGAGACGCCTGACTCTCCTCCTGGATCCTAGAGTTAGACAAAGAAAGCTGGTGTTCAGGCCACGCCACCTTCCCCATCACCTGTGCAGATCTGAAAGTAGCTAAGGgaggccagagctgcacagaacaCAAATgtgtgggaggtggaggagaagccAACActcgcccccacccccagggaatATGAAGGATCCGTCTCCTCTGCAGGACTGTCAGCCTCTTCCTGTCACTGTCAATGTCCATGGCCATGGTCTCCAGTGAGGAGCTCAGAGCAGGCAACATCTTGGTGTCTAAACTCAAGACTTGGCTCAGGCTCAGCTCAAGACGCCACTCAAGTGATGTGGCAAATTCCTGCTCAGGAACAACCTCTGAAGCTTCCTAAAGGCTGTGAACCAGGACTGTGTTAATTATACCTGTCTCGTgcccttccctcacatccacacacctgcatacacacacacacacacacacacacacacacacacacacacacacacacacaccagagaataaatgaaatattaccTGCTGGAGGAGGTCCTTGAGGTCCTACAAAAGGAAGTCACAGAGAAAGATCTTGTTATAAAAACAGGGATCTCTCATGCAGCCCAAGGGGGCAACAGGACATGAGCCTTAGCTGAAGTTGCTCTCTCATCACGTGTTCACTAAGACCCTGAGCATCACCCcactaaaaaaaaatggatgaaactgacACCAGAATGAGGGAAAGCAAGGCCTGTGCTCTCTGTGAGAGGAAAGGAGCCAGTGAGAGTGGACAGTGGGGGAAATCCCAGAATGGGCTCCACCATGGCTCTGTGGCACAGCCACACCACCAGCAAAGTCAGATTCCCATGTCCCTCCTGGGGTCTCCCATGCCCCCCCCGGGGTCTCCCATGTCCCCCCCCAGCCCAGCTCCCTCCCTCAGCACAGTCCACCcccctcagtttccccagagcTCCTCACCTTTCTGACTCCTGTGACGGACGAAAAAGCCCAGCCCCAGGAAGATCAGCCCCAGCACGAGGCCCCCGACGCCGCTCAGCATCTTGTTCTGGGCAGACTCGGACTGCACCCCTGGGGAGCAGAGCCTGAGTGTCAGCCTTGTCCCCACACATCACAACAGCCCTGACTGAGAGCCTGAAGCCCAGTCCATGTTGTAAGAAGTGAAGGAGCTGGGAGGACCCGGTTCTCTGCTCTGACCTTACCCAGGGCAAGGAAGGGCCAGGGGATCTGAACACAGTGATGAAGGGCATGGATAAGGGTGGCCAGATAAGAGATGTAGAACACAGCTGTGAGAGGGAGGGGCTAAGTGGATGTTTGCACCTCACACTTATCTATAATCTTGGGCCAAAATATCCAGGCACTAGCTTTCACTGTCAACTCATCTGGATATTAGGGACTAGATTCTAGTGTATGTAGTGATCTCCCAGAACTACTGTCTGGAAAGACAATTAAGTCAAGGTTCTCCTGATGTCCTTACTGTGAGGCAAGAGATACTTTTCAGTTAAGTAGTGGAATCGGACTGCACAGGACAAGTGATGGGGTGGGTGGCACTGGATGGGGTAATAATTAAATCCCATTGGTGTGGGGACCATAGTGAGAGAAAAAAGTTTCCCTTACGCCACTCCATGGTGACAGGGTTCTTCAGGCTGGGGTGCTCCACGTGGCAGGTGTAGACGTCCCCCCGCTGAGGGGTCATCTCCAGCATGACCAGGATCTGGAAGGTCCAGTCCCCGTTCTTAATAAGCTGTGTGGACACGACCCCCACCGTCTCCTCCTGGCCGTTCCGGAACCAGCGCACTCTGATCTGGGCTGGGTAGAAATCTGTCACCGAGCAGACCAGCATGTTGTGGTGGTTGAGGGTCTCCCTCCTGGACAGGGAGACGGCCACCTTGGGCTGCTCTAGGGGACAGATGAGAAAAGACAGTGAGATGTGGGCCTTGTGGACAGGGAGTGAGGGGGAGGGCACATGGACAGGGAGAGGGTTAGTGAGATGTCCCCATGGGGAAGAGGCCGGTAGAAATACCTGAGCTCTAATACTAAATGAAGATCCACTCCACAAATGTAAACTTAATGGTCACTAGGAAAATAAGAATCAGTGGTTCTTATATAATACGAAATGTTaagtaagacaaaagaaaacaattataaaaaaatttcaagtttactatttttgaagaaaaagtgCAAAAATAACTCCAGCACATCATTTCCCTCATCTCCTCAGAGTATCATGCACATTCAGATAGATGTCCATTGACTTTATACATCGTGCCCACTGTCTCGGAAGCCTTCTGActgtgtgctctttttttttaattttattttttatgcaattatttttatttatttattttttaaattacactcatgatattcattaattacactcatgatattaatcacatttgtggtattcatagattacattcacagtattcattcaaatatatatatatatatatatatatatatttttaaaattttaaatgctgaatgtcgtttattgaaggagggaagaggtcttaagtataggcttacagcacaatgggagaaccccggagggcagaagtttgctactgatgttttacaatcttgcatctaagctgttaatgcccattatgcaggatacacagacaaggaacttcccttaatcatccaggagggtggaacctggcagggaattagcatagggaggatatcaaggtcaaggtctgcaagcgaGGCAGcggttacccaaaacgggggccagggccctacaggtcccccttttattaaaaaatgagcttctgacttgggtttgACTGTGTGCTCTTACCCCTTAGAGTGAAAACAGCGTACAGACGTAATGTGTTAATTACCATTGCATCACTGCATTCTCTTGCTGTG encodes:
- the LOC114705843 gene encoding H-2 class II histocompatibility antigen, A beta chain → MALQVPSLLFAITVVLTVLSSPGAEGRDSPRDFVLQLVSHCYYTNGTQHMRYVTRYIYNQEELVRFDSDVSEYIAVTELGRPQAEYFNSRKEILERTRAEIETVCRNNYEVMLHTSLRRLEQPKVAVSLSRRETLNHHNMLVCSVTDFYPAQIRVRWFRNGQEETVGVVSTQLIKNGDWTFQILVMLEMTPQRGDVYTCHVEHPSLKNPVTMEWRVQSESAQNKMLSGVGGLVLGLIFLGLGFFVRHRSQKGPQGPPPAGLLQ